The genome window GATGCGGTTGATGATGCGGCCCAAGTCCTCTGGATTGGTGTGGAAGGCATTGTCCTCCACATCGATCACCAGCAATTTGCCCTTGTCGTACTTCTCGATCCAGGCATCGTAGCGCTCGTTGAGGCGCTTGAGGTAATCGATGCTGATGCTGGCCTCGTAATCGCGGCCGCGCTCGGCGATCTGCTTCACCAGCTTCTCCACCGGTGCTTGCAGGTAGATGAGCAGATCGGGCGGCACGATGGCGCTCTCCATGTTGAGGAAGAGGCGGTGGTAGTTCTCGAAGTCGCGCGTGGTCATCAGCCCCATGGCGTGCAGGTTGGGGGCGAAGATGTACGCGTCCTCATAGATGGTGCGGTCCTGCACCACGTTGCGGCCGCTGCGCCGGATATCGAGCAGCTGCTCGAAGCGCGAGTTGAGGAAGAAGATCTGGAGGTTGAAGCTCCAGCGCTGCATGTCCTTGTAGAAGTCGAAGAGGTAAGGGTTGTTGTCAACGGCCTCTTGGAGCTGCTCCCATTTGTAGTGCTTGGCCAAGAGTTGCGTGAGCGTGGTCTTGCCGGAGCCGATGTTGCCTGCGATGGCGATGTGCATGGGCGGTATGCAGGTTGAGGGTTGTAGGTTGATGAGGTTGAGGGTTGTTGCCGACCGCTCAGCGGCTGGCGAAGTTATCCGGGCACCGCAACCGGCGCCCGATCGTGGAAAACTCGTTCGGCCTGCGCGATCAGGGCGCCAGAGGGATCACGACGATGCGGTCTGCAAGGAGCACATGCGCGGCGCCGCGCTCGATGCGCAGGTCGCGCGCCTCGTCCATGGCGATTGGCATGCTGATGGGCCGCAGGTCGAGCGTGCGCAGGTCGTAGCGCCATGCGCCGCGCGCATCGAGGCACACGAGCACGTCATCGCGCACCTGCATGCTGCGAGCGCCAACGATGGGGATGGTGCGCATGAAGGTGCCGAAGAGGTCGAAGACGTGGATGCCGCGCGCGGTGTCGTTGAGGTAAAGGCGGCTCTCGTGCTCGTGCATGGCGCTTGGCTCCGGTGCGAAGCCGAGCAATTGATCGAGCCGGCCGGTGTTGGCCAGCGGCCGCAGTTGGGCATCCACGCGGATCAGCGCCAGCTCGCGCTGATCGAAGAGCCAGAAGCCGTTCTGCACGCTCATGCACGCCAGCACGGCTTGCGGATAGCCATTGCGCGGCAGGTTGATCACGCTGCCCTGCACCGCGAGGGTGTTGTCGAGAACCGCCACTTGTCCTTGTTCCCGCGCGAAGACCATGGGCTTGAGCGAATAGAACGCGTCGATGGCATTGATGCGGCCGAAGGTCTTCAGGCTGTTGCGCAGCCACGATCGTCCTTTCGCATCATAGAGCACGAGTTCATCGCCTTGCAGCGCGTACACGTTCCCAAGCTCATCGGTGGTGAAGGCGTCGAACCGGCCTTCGATGGAATGGCCTTTCGCCGTGCTCGCTTCCTGCGCTGCGAGCGCACAGGGGAGCAGCAGCGATAGGAGCGCGTTGGCGTGGCGTGTCATGCGAGCGCTGGTGCGAGGATCGATTCGATCAGCACGCGGTCGTTGCACAGGCGGGGCACCTTGTTCTGCCCGCCGAGCTTGCCGCGCTCGCGCATCCACGCATGGAACGTGCCATGCGGAACAGCATGCACCACGGGCATGCGAAGGGCCATGTCGCCGCGTCGCTTGGCATCGTAGTCGCTGTTGAGCGCGCGCATGGCGGCATCAAGCGCACCGGTGAAGCGGTCGAGGTCCGCGGGTGCCTGCTCGAACTCGATGGCCCATTCGTGGCCGCCGCGCGCGCTGCCATCCATGAACACGGGCGCGGCGGTGTACTCGCGCACGACGGCACCGGTGGCCATGCACGCCGCCTCGATGCCGCGATCGGCGTTGTCAACGATGAGCTCCTCGCCGAAGGCATTGATGAAGCTCTTGGTGCGGCCGCTCACCTGTAATCGGTAGGGCTTCACGCTGGTGAAGCGCACGGTATCGCCGGGCAGGTAGCGCCACAGGCCTCCGTTGGTGCTGATCACTGGAGCATAGCTCACACCGGGCTCCACTTCATTCAGCAGCAGCGTGCGCGGCTTCGCGCACCCGAGCTCCGAGAGCGGCATGAATTCAAAGAAGATCCCGTAGTCGAGCATCAGCAGCATGTCGTCAGCGCCGTTGCGGTCCTGAATGGCGAAGGAGCCCTCGCTGGCGTTGTAGCTCTCGAGGTAGTTCATCTGCTCGCCCGGGATGATCTCGCGGAACTGCTCGCGGTAGGGCCTGAAGCTCACGCCGCCGTGCATGAAGAGCTCGAGGTTGGGCCACACCTGCAGGATGTCGCGCTTGCCGGTGAGCTCCAGGATGCGGTGGAGCAGCACGAGGGTCCAGCTGGGCACGCCGGCGATGCACCGCACATCCTCGCGCATGGTCTCTCGCGCCATGCGCTCGATCTTCTCCTCCCAATTCTCCATCAGCGCGGTCTCGATCACGGGCGTGCGCCGCACTTCGACCCACACGGGCAGGTTGCGGATGATGATGGCGCTGAGGTCGCCGGTGTACGCATCGGCGCGCAGGTGCTCGATGGCGCTGCTGCCGCCCACCACCAGGCTCATGCCTTGATAGAGCTTGCTCTCCGGACGCTGCTGGTAGTGCAGCGCGATCAGGTCCTTGCCGCCTTTGTAGTGGCAATCCTCCAAGGCCTCGCGGCTCACGGGGATGTACTTGCTGCGGTCGCTGGTGGTGCCGCTGCTCTTGGCGAACCACTTCATGTCCGTTGGCCAGAGCAGGTTCTGCTCGCCCTTGCGCAAGCGCGCCACGTAAGGCTTCACCGATTCGTAGTCCTGGATGGGCACCCGCTCCCGGTACTCATCCATGGTGGTGATGGAGGCGTAGTCGTATTGCCTTCCCCATTCGGTGTAGCGCGCCATGCGGAGCAGCGAGTGGAATTGCTCGAGCTGGGCCAGGTGCGGGTGGTCACGGAACAGCTCGATCTGCTGCAGCCGTTTCTTGATGAGGAATCCGAAGAGCGCGTTCAGGGGCATGGTGGGGGAGGCGCCTATCTTCCGCCGAAATGTAGTCGCCGCAGATGGATGATGGTAAGCCCCTGCTGAAGATGCGCTCAGTGCTGGCGCCCGATGGCACCGTGCGCTACGCCTTGCCCTTCGACCCGCCGATCGACCTGAGCGCCCGGGTGGGACAACCGCTGACCCTGCGCGCCACCGGCGCGCTGAGCTGCGTGAGCTGCGGCAAGCGCGTGAAGAAGCTCTTCCAGCAGGGCTTCTGCTACCCGTGCCTGGTGAGCGCGCCGGAGGCCGCGGAGTGCATCGTGCATCCTGAGCTGTGCCGCGCGCACCTTGGCGAAGGCCGTGATCCGCAATGGGAGCACGAGCATCACAACACCGAGCATGTGGTCTATCTGAGCTTCACCGGCAATGTGAAGGTGGGCGTCACGCGCGCCACGCAGGTGCCTACGCGGTGGATCGATCAGGGCGCTGTGGCGGCGCTCATCATCGCCCGGGTGCCCTACCGCCAGCTCGCAGGCCTCATCGAGGTCGACCTCAAGCGCATTTTCGCTGACAAGACGAATTGGCGCGCGATGCTGAAGGAGGTGGAGCCTGATGACGATGCATTGCGGGCCGCACGCGCGCAAGCCATAGGCGCCTTGCGCGCCGATCTGCAGGAGCACTTGCTGCACGCCTCGGAGCCGCAGGCGATCCGCTACCCGGTACTCGCCTATCCGCCGAAGGTCACGAGCCTATCCTTCGAGAAGCAGCCGGTGATCGGCGGCACCCTCATGGGCATCAAGGGCCAGTACCTGCTCTGGGAGGATGGCCGCGTGGTGAACATCCGCAACCAGAGCGGGGTGCATGTGGT of Flavobacteriales bacterium contains these proteins:
- a CDS encoding deoxynucleoside kinase, with the protein product MHIAIAGNIGSGKTTLTQLLAKHYKWEQLQEAVDNNPYLFDFYKDMQRWSFNLQIFFLNSRFEQLLDIRRSGRNVVQDRTIYEDAYIFAPNLHAMGLMTTRDFENYHRLFLNMESAIVPPDLLIYLQAPVEKLVKQIAERGRDYEASISIDYLKRLNERYDAWIEKYDKGKLLVIDVEDNAFHTNPEDLGRIINRIDAEIHGLFPMEKPDPASKPSAPGKPALSKPAGAAKPDPKPAMKPLKQGTLKPLPSKDGAKPVTHGKAVAKKR
- a CDS encoding GH3 auxin-responsive promoter family protein — translated: MPLNALFGFLIKKRLQQIELFRDHPHLAQLEQFHSLLRMARYTEWGRQYDYASITTMDEYRERVPIQDYESVKPYVARLRKGEQNLLWPTDMKWFAKSSGTTSDRSKYIPVSREALEDCHYKGGKDLIALHYQQRPESKLYQGMSLVVGGSSAIEHLRADAYTGDLSAIIIRNLPVWVEVRRTPVIETALMENWEEKIERMARETMREDVRCIAGVPSWTLVLLHRILELTGKRDILQVWPNLELFMHGGVSFRPYREQFREIIPGEQMNYLESYNASEGSFAIQDRNGADDMLLMLDYGIFFEFMPLSELGCAKPRTLLLNEVEPGVSYAPVISTNGGLWRYLPGDTVRFTSVKPYRLQVSGRTKSFINAFGEELIVDNADRGIEAACMATGAVVREYTAAPVFMDGSARGGHEWAIEFEQAPADLDRFTGALDAAMRALNSDYDAKRRGDMALRMPVVHAVPHGTFHAWMRERGKLGGQNKVPRLCNDRVLIESILAPALA
- a CDS encoding DUF2797 domain-containing protein, which gives rise to MDDGKPLLKMRSVLAPDGTVRYALPFDPPIDLSARVGQPLTLRATGALSCVSCGKRVKKLFQQGFCYPCLVSAPEAAECIVHPELCRAHLGEGRDPQWEHEHHNTEHVVYLSFTGNVKVGVTRATQVPTRWIDQGAVAALIIARVPYRQLAGLIEVDLKRIFADKTNWRAMLKEVEPDDDALRAARAQAIGALRADLQEHLLHASEPQAIRYPVLAYPPKVTSLSFEKQPVIGGTLMGIKGQYLLWEDGRVVNIRNQSGVHVVVEG